One region of Danio aesculapii chromosome 7, fDanAes4.1, whole genome shotgun sequence genomic DNA includes:
- the LOC130232664 gene encoding kelch-like protein 33 produces MEFTRKYLPLEWEERWRREKERRRRMMEEGGGEFEEEEKRRLKWIMSYNDSRMGMKEKDNGHDNVEEDEPAHRYHRQSYACEIHQTLLEMKMADVLTDLTLSTEDGMSVRVHWLVLASVSSVIQEKDEDVKEISLSPEVCRSGLVALVEFAYTGAISNLNKGNMMQIQTAAESLGAARVLELLKTENKGDKVRKSSAEEQMTLGLQCMKDFWDKRLRCDVELIAEGTVFHAHRALLSASSEYFRGMFTSGMKESREESVSLLCAGAAEMEILLKCCYSGALELRWSCVFELTCTSLQFQFQPAVSLCLQFLQQEMDIHNCLDVAAFAEAYGMVDLMEMADDFVLRHFQEISATPKFQDLPADKLLQFLRCDALSVPSELAVFRAVVSWVETDPAERLPQAEQLMKAVRFPFMTFREFREVRAVNLTMECSGEYDVELYKSALKEFGFGVSDHVAQQRVRYPKDALVLVGGDELDADNGRRRPSKQLWFVNSLRSGTGLVKQMEWRLLGEMPDQARFRHGVGVLNGQLYVAGGCYFYSKADIMKSVYRYDPVRELWEKLADLLELRSNFTLVVNGENLYAVGGDKEINTNLDSVEKYSPETNSWSFTHPLDQALSGHAATVCGGEIFISGGFNCKYECLVSMSVYHPLRGTTYLSDMTHDRAQHCMESLRNRIYVAGGVCNLRKFYTNQLSCEVYDLVHDVWTEFTALPVPHVGAASAVLEERLYILGGYCQEDYCEARLAHRYDPVTHRWDSMGKMPGPVTDIRACVLYLPEHIRK; encoded by the exons atggagtttacacGAAAATATCTGCCACTGGAATGGGAGGAGCGCTggaggagagagaaagagcgcAGGAGAAGGATGATGGAAGAAGGAGGAGGGGAGtttgaggaggaggagaagagaagGTTAAAGTGGATCATGTCCTACAATGACAGCAGGATGGGAATGAAAGAGAAGGATAATGGACACGATAATGTGGAGGAAGATGAACCAGCGCACAG GTATCACCGGCAGAGTTACGCATGTGAGATCCATCAAACTCTATTGGAGATGAAGATGGCGGACGTTCTCACAGATCTGACCCTCAGCACTGAGGATGGGATGAGCGTTCGTGTTCATTGGCTTGTCCTGGCCTCAGTGAGCTCTGTCATCCAGGAGAAAGATGAAGATGTGAAGGAGATCTCGTTGAGTCCTGAGGTGTGCAGGTCTGGTTTGGTTGCACTGGTGGAGTTCGCCTACACTGGAGCCATCAGTAATCTGAATAAAGGCAACATGATGCAGATTCAGACAGCAGCGGAGAGTCTGGGAGCTGCAAGAGTCCTGGAGCTGCTCAAAACAGAGAATAAAGGAGATAAAGTGAGAAAGAGCTCAGCTGAGGAGCAGATGACGCTCGGCCTACAGTGCATGAAGGATTTTTGGGATAAGAGATTGAGGTGTGATGTGGAGCTGATTGCTGAAGGAACTGTTTTCCACG CTCATAGGGCGCTCCTGTCGGCCAGCAGTGAATACTTCAGAGGGATGTTCACCAGCGGGATGAAGGAGAGTCGAGAGGAGTCTGTGTCTCTGCTGTGCGCCGGAGCTGCTGAGATGGAGATCCTCCTCAAATGCTGTTACAGCGGTGCTCTGGAGCTCAGATGGAGCTGTGTGTTTGAGCTGACCTGCACCTCTCTGCAGTTCCAGTTCCAGCCTGCTGTGTCGCTCTGCCTTCAGTTTCTGCAGCAAGAAATGGACATACACAACTGCCTTGATGTTGCGGCATTCGCTGAAGCCTACGGAATGGTGGATCTAATGGAGATGGCTGATGATTTTGTCTTGAGGCACTTTCAGGAGATTTCAGCCACCCCAAAGTTCCAGGACCTCCCAGCAGATAAGCTCCTGCAGTTCCTTCGGTGTGACGCTTTGTCTGTTCCATCAGAACTGGCTGTTTTTCGAGCGGTTGTGTCTTGGGTTGAGACTGATCCCGCTGAGCGTCTTCCACAGGCTGAGCAGCTCATGAAAGCAGTGCGTTTCCCATTCATGACCTTCAGGGAATTTCGGGAAGTGCGCGCTGTAAACCTGACCATGGAGTGTAGCGGGGAATACGACGTTGAACTCTATAAATCAGCGCTGAAGGAGTTTGGGTTTGGCGTTTCTGATCATGTAGCACAGCAGCGTGTTCGTTACCCAAAAGACGCTCTGGTTTTGGTTGGCGGTGATGAACTGGATGCTGATAACGGGCGACGGCGGCCCAGTAAGCAGCTCTGGTTTGTGAACTCTCTGCGAAGCGGGACTGGGCTTGTGAAGCAGATGGAGTGGAGACTGCTGGGAGAAATGCCAGATCAGGCCAGATTCAGACACGGCGTTGGGGTCCTGAATGGACAACTATATGTCGCAGGAGGATGCTACTTCTACTCAAAGGCTGACATCATGAAGTCTGTGTACAG GTACGACCCTGTGCGAGAGCTGTGGGAAAAGCTGGCAGATCTTCTGGAGCTCAGGAGTAACTTTACACTGGTGGTGAATGGAGAAAACCTGTACGCAGTCGGAGGAGACAAAGAAATCAACACGAACCTGGACAGCGTGGAGAAATACTCACCAGAAACCAATTCCTGGAG CTTCACTCATCCTCTGGACCAAGCTTTAAGCGGTCATGCTGCCACCGTCTGTGGAGGCGAAATCTTCATCTCTGGTGGTTTTAATTGCAAATACGAATGCCTGGTGTCCATGTCTGTCTACCATCCTTTAAGAGGAACCACATATCTCTCGGATATGACCCACGATCGGGCCCAGCACTGCATGGAGAGCCTGCGGAATCGAATATATGTAGCCGGCGGCGTGTGCAACCTTCGAAAATTCTACACCAATCAGCTATCCTGTGAAGTATACGACCTCGTACATGACGTCTGGACGGAGTTCACTGCTTTGCCTGTCCCTCATGTTGGCGCTGCCTCTGCGGTTCTAGAGGAGCGGCTGTATATTTTGGGTGGATACTGTCAGGAGGACTACTGTGAAGCCAGACTCGCTCACAGGTATGACCCTGTGACGCACAGATGGGACAGCATGGGAAAAATGCCAGGTCCCGTCACGGATATACGTGCATGTGTCCTATATCTGCCTGAACACATCagaaaatga